Proteins co-encoded in one Medicago truncatula cultivar Jemalong A17 chromosome 8, MtrunA17r5.0-ANR, whole genome shotgun sequence genomic window:
- the LOC25502389 gene encoding probable LRR receptor-like serine/threonine-protein kinase At1g56130 isoform X1, whose amino-acid sequence MKHCMLSSSFVISLCVFSLINFAHFEQAQAQTQTSNATTDPSEARVVNSIFSKWKISANQTQWNVTGDICSGGAIDTVIDDNTYNPFIKCDCSFNKNTTCRIIALKVYAIDVIGEIPAELWTLTYLTNLNLGQNYLNGSLPPAVGNLTRMQYMSIGINALSGKLPKELGDLTELIVLGIGTNNFSGSLPSELGKLTKLEQLYMDSSGISGPIPPTFASLKNLVTLWASDNELTGRIPDFIGNWTKLQSLRFQGNSFESPIPSSLSNLTSLTDIKISGLLNGSSSLDVIRNMKSLTILDLRYNNISGSIPSTIGEFENLTYLDLSFNSLSGQIPGSIFNLTSLTSLFLGNNTFSGTLPPQKSSSLINIDLSYNDLSGSLPSWINEPNLQLNIVANNLTIGNSNISGLPIGLNCLQKNFPCNRGVGRYSDFAIKCGGPQLTTDGIVYEKDNETLGPATYFVTDTNRWAVSNVGLFTGNPNPLFQSIGSNEFNGTVNSELLEHLIWTLQQRVLLQTARISASSLRYYGLGLQNGFYNITLQFAETTILDSPTWKSLGRRIFDIYIQGTRVLKDFDIQKEAGGVSYSAVQKQFRFEVKENYLEVHLFWPGKGTCCIPGQGTYGPLIQAISATPDFVPTVNSKPPSSKKNKVGLIIGVVVGVGAVCFLAVSSIFYILRRRKLYNDDDADLVGIDTMPNTFSYYELKNATSDFNRDNKLGEGGFGPVYKGTLNDGRFVAVKQLSIGSHQGKSQFIAEIATISAVQHRNLVKLYGCCIEGNKRLLVYEYLENKSLDQALFGNVLFLNWSTRYDVCMGVARGLTYLHEESRLRIVHRDVKASNILLDSELVPKLSDFGLAKLYDDKKTHISTRVAGTIGYLAPEYAMRGRLTEKADVFSFGVVALELVSGRPNSDSSLEEDKMYLLDWAWQLHERNCINDLIDPRLSEFNMEEVERLVGIGLLCTQTSPNLRPSMSRVVAMLLGDIEVSTVTSRPEYWTDWKFGDVSSIMTDTSAEGLDTSNYNSTASTSIVSGAYIHSPNDPSKSILHDNLRDDGW is encoded by the exons ATGAAACATTGTATGTTGAGTTCTTCATTTGTTATTTCTCTCTGTGTCTTCAGCTTGATTAACTTTGCACACTTTGAACAAGCACAAGCACAAACTCAAACTTCAAATGCTACTACAGATCCTTCTGAAG CAAGAGTTGTAAATTCAATATTTAGCAAATGGAAGATATCAGCAAATCAAACTCAATGGAACGTAACCGGTGATATATGCAGTGGAGGAGCCATCGATACCGTCATCGATGACAACACTTATAACCCTTTCATCAAATGCGATTGTTCCTTTAACAAAAACACTACTTGCCGCATCATCGCACt GAAAGTTTATGCAATAGATGTGATTGGTGAAATTCCAGCTGAGCTATGGACTCTTACTTATCTCACCAATTT GAACCTTGGCCAGAATTACTTGAACGGATCTCTACCTCCGGCAGTTGGAAATCTGACTCGTATGCAATACAT GTCCATTGGCATCAATGCTTTATCAGGAAAACTTCCAAAGGAATTGGGAGATCTAACTGAGTTGATTGTATT GGGTATTGGGACTAATAACTTCTCAGGATCTCTGCCATCTGAACTAGGGAAGCTGACAAAACTAGAACAACT CTACATGGATAGTTCTGGAATCAGTGGTCCAATTCCGCCCACATTTGCAAGCCTTAAGAATTTGGTGACATT ATGGGCTTCAGACAATGAACTCACAGGTAGAATACCGGACTTCATTGGAAATTGGACTAAGCTTCAATCCTT GAGGTTTCAGGGTAATTCTTTTGAAAGTCCAATTCCCTCGTCATTGTCCAATTTGACTTCTTTGACAGACAT AAAGATAAGTGGTTTACTTAATGGGAGCTCCTCATTGGATGTAATAAGGAACATGAAGTCCTTAACGATCTT AGACTTGAGGTATAACAATATTTCTGGTTCAATTCCTTCCACCataggagaatttgaaaatttgactTATCT GGATTTAAGCTTCAATAGCCTCTCAGGACAAATTCCTGGATCGATTTTCAATTTGACTTCGCTCACTTCCTT GTTTCTTGGAAATAACACATTTAGTGGCACTCTCCCTCCGCAGAAAAGCTCATCTCTTATCAACAT AGACTTGTCATACAATGATCTATCAGGAAGCCTCCCCTCTTGGATAAACGAACCAAATTTACAACT GAACATAGTTGCCAACAATTTGACAATAGGAAATTCAAATATCAG TGGTTTGCCTATTGGGCTTAACTGTCTTCAGAAAAATTTTCCATGCAATCGTGGTGTTGGACGAT ATTCAGACTTTGCGATCAAGTGTGGTGGTCCCCAACTAACTACAGATGGAATTGTGTATGAAAAAGACAATGAGACACTTGGTCCTGCTACTTACTTTGTTACTGATACAAATAGATGGGCCGTTAGTAATGTTGGATTATTTACCGGAAACCCCAATCCTCTGTTCCAAAGTATTGGCTCAAATGAGTTCAACGGTACTGTGAATTCGGAGCTTTTAGAACATTTGATCTGGACTTTACAACAAAGAGTTTTGTTACAAACTGCTCGTATCTCTGCCTCATCATTAAGATATTATGGTCTGGGGCTACAAAATGGTTTTTACAACATTACCCTCCAATTTGCGGAAACAACTATTCTGGATTCTCCAACATGGAAAAGCCTCGGGAGACGAATCTTTGATATTTATATCCAG GGAACTCGTGTTTTGAAGGATTTTGACATACAAAAAGAAGCTGGAGGCGTCTCTTACAGTGCAGTTCAAAAGCAATTTAGGTTTGAAGTTAAAGAAAACTATCTCGAGGTCCATCTTTTTTGGCCCGGAAAAGGGACTTGCTGCATACCCGGCCAAGGTACTTATGGGCCCTTGATTCAAGCCATCAGTGCTACCCCAg ATTTTGTACCTACTGTCAACAGTAAACCTCCCAGCAGCAAAAAGAATAAAGTGGGTCTAATCATTGGAGTTGTTGTGGGGGTTGGAGCTGTTTGCTTCCTAGcagtttcttccattttctatatccttaggagaagaaaactctaTAATGACGATGATg CAGATCTTGTAGGCATTGATACGATGCCAAACACTTTCAGCTATTATGAGTTAAAAAATGCTACAAGTGACTTCAATCGTGACAATAAACTTGGAGAGGGGGGTTTTGGACCTGTGTATAAG GGGACTCTTAATGATGGAAGATTTGTAGCTGTGAAACAATTATCTATAGGATCCCATCAAGGAAAGAGCCAGTTTATAGCTGAGATTGCTACTATATCCGCTGTTCAACACCGAAATCTTGTCAAATTATATGGATGTTGTATTGAAGGGAATAAAAGACTTCTTGTCTACGAGTATTTAGAAAATAAGAGTCTTGATCAAGCATTGTTTG GAAATGTTTTATTCCTTAATTGGTCGACCCGTTATGATGTTTGTATGGGTGTTGCAAGAGGATTGACATATTTACACGAGGAGTCACGACTCCGAATTGTGCACCGTGATGTGAAAGCTAGTAATATTCTACTCGACTCTGAGCTTGTCCCAAAATTATCTGACTTTGGATTGGCCAAATTATATGATGATAAAAAAACGCATATCAGCACCCGTGTTGCAGGGACAAT TGGATATCTTGCACCGGAGTATGCCATGCGTGGACGACTCACCGAGAAAGCGGATGTTTTTTCCTTTGGTGTTGTGGCTCTGGAGTTAGTTAGTGGGAGACCAAATTCTGATTCAAGTTTGGAAGAAGATAAGATGTATCTTCTAGACTGG GCTTGGCAGCTTCATGAAAGAAACTGTATAAATGATCTGATAGATCCTAGACTATCAGAATTCAACATGGAAGAAGTCGAACGCCTTGTGGGAATAGGATTGTTGTGCACTCAGACATCACCAAATTTACGACCATCAATGTCACGTGTAGTGGCAATGCTTTTAGGAGATATTGAAGTGAGCACAGTAACATCAAGGCCCGAATACTGGACTGACTGGAAATTTGGCGACGTGAGCAGCATCATGACTGACACTTCAGCAGAGGGATTAGATACAAGTAATTACAATTCAACAGCAAGTACAAGCATAGTTAGTGGTGCATATATTCATTCACCAAATGATCCTTCTAAATCCATCCTTCATGACAATCTTAGAGATGATGGTTGGTAA
- the LOC25502389 gene encoding probable LRR receptor-like serine/threonine-protein kinase At1g56130 isoform X2, which produces MKHCMLSSSFVISLCVFSLINFAHFEQAQAQTQTSNATTDPSEARVVNSIFSKWKISANQTQWNVTGDICSGGAIDTVIDDNTYNPFIKCDCSFNKNTTCRIIALKVYAIDVIGEIPAELWTLTYLTNLNLGQNYLNGSLPPAVGNLTRMQYMSIGINALSGKLPKELGDLTELIVLGIGTNNFSGSLPSELGKLTKLEQLYMDSSGISGPIPPTFASLKNLVTLWASDNELTGRIPDFIGNWTKLQSLRFQGNSFESPIPSSLSNLTSLTDIKISGLLNGSSSLDVIRNMKSLTILDLRYNNISGSIPSTIGEFENLTYLDLSFNSLSGQIPGSIFNLTSLTSLFLGNNTFSGTLPPQKSSSLINIDLSYNDLSGSLPSWINEPNLQLNIVANNLTIGNSNISGLPIGLNCLQKNFPCNRGVGRYSDFAIKCGGPQLTTDGIVYEKDNETLGPATYFVTDTNRWAVSNVGLFTGNPNPLFQSIGSNEFNGTVNSELLEHLIWTLQQRVLLQTARISASSLRYYGLGLQNGFYNITLQFAETTILDSPTWKSLGRRIFDIYIQGTRVLKDFDIQKEAGGVSYSAVQKQFRFEVKENYLEVHLFWPGKGTCCIPGQGTYGPLIQAISATPDFVPTVNSKPPSSKKNKVGLIIGVVVGVGAVCFLAVSSIFYILRRRKLYNDDDDLVGIDTMPNTFSYYELKNATSDFNRDNKLGEGGFGPVYKGTLNDGRFVAVKQLSIGSHQGKSQFIAEIATISAVQHRNLVKLYGCCIEGNKRLLVYEYLENKSLDQALFGNVLFLNWSTRYDVCMGVARGLTYLHEESRLRIVHRDVKASNILLDSELVPKLSDFGLAKLYDDKKTHISTRVAGTIGYLAPEYAMRGRLTEKADVFSFGVVALELVSGRPNSDSSLEEDKMYLLDWAWQLHERNCINDLIDPRLSEFNMEEVERLVGIGLLCTQTSPNLRPSMSRVVAMLLGDIEVSTVTSRPEYWTDWKFGDVSSIMTDTSAEGLDTSNYNSTASTSIVSGAYIHSPNDPSKSILHDNLRDDGW; this is translated from the exons ATGAAACATTGTATGTTGAGTTCTTCATTTGTTATTTCTCTCTGTGTCTTCAGCTTGATTAACTTTGCACACTTTGAACAAGCACAAGCACAAACTCAAACTTCAAATGCTACTACAGATCCTTCTGAAG CAAGAGTTGTAAATTCAATATTTAGCAAATGGAAGATATCAGCAAATCAAACTCAATGGAACGTAACCGGTGATATATGCAGTGGAGGAGCCATCGATACCGTCATCGATGACAACACTTATAACCCTTTCATCAAATGCGATTGTTCCTTTAACAAAAACACTACTTGCCGCATCATCGCACt GAAAGTTTATGCAATAGATGTGATTGGTGAAATTCCAGCTGAGCTATGGACTCTTACTTATCTCACCAATTT GAACCTTGGCCAGAATTACTTGAACGGATCTCTACCTCCGGCAGTTGGAAATCTGACTCGTATGCAATACAT GTCCATTGGCATCAATGCTTTATCAGGAAAACTTCCAAAGGAATTGGGAGATCTAACTGAGTTGATTGTATT GGGTATTGGGACTAATAACTTCTCAGGATCTCTGCCATCTGAACTAGGGAAGCTGACAAAACTAGAACAACT CTACATGGATAGTTCTGGAATCAGTGGTCCAATTCCGCCCACATTTGCAAGCCTTAAGAATTTGGTGACATT ATGGGCTTCAGACAATGAACTCACAGGTAGAATACCGGACTTCATTGGAAATTGGACTAAGCTTCAATCCTT GAGGTTTCAGGGTAATTCTTTTGAAAGTCCAATTCCCTCGTCATTGTCCAATTTGACTTCTTTGACAGACAT AAAGATAAGTGGTTTACTTAATGGGAGCTCCTCATTGGATGTAATAAGGAACATGAAGTCCTTAACGATCTT AGACTTGAGGTATAACAATATTTCTGGTTCAATTCCTTCCACCataggagaatttgaaaatttgactTATCT GGATTTAAGCTTCAATAGCCTCTCAGGACAAATTCCTGGATCGATTTTCAATTTGACTTCGCTCACTTCCTT GTTTCTTGGAAATAACACATTTAGTGGCACTCTCCCTCCGCAGAAAAGCTCATCTCTTATCAACAT AGACTTGTCATACAATGATCTATCAGGAAGCCTCCCCTCTTGGATAAACGAACCAAATTTACAACT GAACATAGTTGCCAACAATTTGACAATAGGAAATTCAAATATCAG TGGTTTGCCTATTGGGCTTAACTGTCTTCAGAAAAATTTTCCATGCAATCGTGGTGTTGGACGAT ATTCAGACTTTGCGATCAAGTGTGGTGGTCCCCAACTAACTACAGATGGAATTGTGTATGAAAAAGACAATGAGACACTTGGTCCTGCTACTTACTTTGTTACTGATACAAATAGATGGGCCGTTAGTAATGTTGGATTATTTACCGGAAACCCCAATCCTCTGTTCCAAAGTATTGGCTCAAATGAGTTCAACGGTACTGTGAATTCGGAGCTTTTAGAACATTTGATCTGGACTTTACAACAAAGAGTTTTGTTACAAACTGCTCGTATCTCTGCCTCATCATTAAGATATTATGGTCTGGGGCTACAAAATGGTTTTTACAACATTACCCTCCAATTTGCGGAAACAACTATTCTGGATTCTCCAACATGGAAAAGCCTCGGGAGACGAATCTTTGATATTTATATCCAG GGAACTCGTGTTTTGAAGGATTTTGACATACAAAAAGAAGCTGGAGGCGTCTCTTACAGTGCAGTTCAAAAGCAATTTAGGTTTGAAGTTAAAGAAAACTATCTCGAGGTCCATCTTTTTTGGCCCGGAAAAGGGACTTGCTGCATACCCGGCCAAGGTACTTATGGGCCCTTGATTCAAGCCATCAGTGCTACCCCAg ATTTTGTACCTACTGTCAACAGTAAACCTCCCAGCAGCAAAAAGAATAAAGTGGGTCTAATCATTGGAGTTGTTGTGGGGGTTGGAGCTGTTTGCTTCCTAGcagtttcttccattttctatatccttaggagaagaaaactctaTAATGACGATGATg ATCTTGTAGGCATTGATACGATGCCAAACACTTTCAGCTATTATGAGTTAAAAAATGCTACAAGTGACTTCAATCGTGACAATAAACTTGGAGAGGGGGGTTTTGGACCTGTGTATAAG GGGACTCTTAATGATGGAAGATTTGTAGCTGTGAAACAATTATCTATAGGATCCCATCAAGGAAAGAGCCAGTTTATAGCTGAGATTGCTACTATATCCGCTGTTCAACACCGAAATCTTGTCAAATTATATGGATGTTGTATTGAAGGGAATAAAAGACTTCTTGTCTACGAGTATTTAGAAAATAAGAGTCTTGATCAAGCATTGTTTG GAAATGTTTTATTCCTTAATTGGTCGACCCGTTATGATGTTTGTATGGGTGTTGCAAGAGGATTGACATATTTACACGAGGAGTCACGACTCCGAATTGTGCACCGTGATGTGAAAGCTAGTAATATTCTACTCGACTCTGAGCTTGTCCCAAAATTATCTGACTTTGGATTGGCCAAATTATATGATGATAAAAAAACGCATATCAGCACCCGTGTTGCAGGGACAAT TGGATATCTTGCACCGGAGTATGCCATGCGTGGACGACTCACCGAGAAAGCGGATGTTTTTTCCTTTGGTGTTGTGGCTCTGGAGTTAGTTAGTGGGAGACCAAATTCTGATTCAAGTTTGGAAGAAGATAAGATGTATCTTCTAGACTGG GCTTGGCAGCTTCATGAAAGAAACTGTATAAATGATCTGATAGATCCTAGACTATCAGAATTCAACATGGAAGAAGTCGAACGCCTTGTGGGAATAGGATTGTTGTGCACTCAGACATCACCAAATTTACGACCATCAATGTCACGTGTAGTGGCAATGCTTTTAGGAGATATTGAAGTGAGCACAGTAACATCAAGGCCCGAATACTGGACTGACTGGAAATTTGGCGACGTGAGCAGCATCATGACTGACACTTCAGCAGAGGGATTAGATACAAGTAATTACAATTCAACAGCAAGTACAAGCATAGTTAGTGGTGCATATATTCATTCACCAAATGATCCTTCTAAATCCATCCTTCATGACAATCTTAGAGATGATGGTTGGTAA